Proteins encoded in a region of the Onychostoma macrolepis isolate SWU-2019 chromosome 20, ASM1243209v1, whole genome shotgun sequence genome:
- the nid2b gene encoding nidogen-2: MKNCWVFALLFTNVCFMNAIQKDTFFPFGLSEGDSVLQDGDDEVSEALKIKKPLQFYDVQFNVLYVSTNGFLSLQPPPEESQYLRNMFPLSFSAIAPFLTDISSGRGKGSVFYRAEESLDVLIRASEMVQQGFTGSAFKSSHTVIATWDNVACEEEALQLPFTYCATSFQVVLAGNKSDTYALFLYPEDEQKMLTISYNHTKRQAKHQAGFNRGDTSATEELFYNLFGYNETSKNLFKAGNTGVNGLWIFHIGSSRFPFQKVVPASVPKSDSMGFGSLRSTTDDDFYITVESNIPADKYTSKAQMDIPASLVQQPPKPNQEATSNNVTKMCGLHLKFCSQDGYCTDYPTGPCCHCRSGYYGNGRQCLPMGISQPLSGKLSGLVSFGDTKVQLNNVDIHGFAVVGEGRVYISVSPVPAQAGWALMAVSPLVSTFGWLFALELQNHLNGFSITGAEFFHQAELVFSPQSQRVTIIQEAQGMDSFNHLNFDIRINGDLPSIPNGAKVHIVPFKETYQYNQSGNSFVTSSSLREYMVVSENGGSETFSYMLHQNVSFRSCEHSPWTTPDFQQVNVEHLMVMFTEGTTLRYAITNKVGPVGGELPGLVALNPCSTGKHHCDPMALCLPGDGTHYHCQCAMGFQGDGRNCYDVDECAEGLSSCGPHSECVNMPGGHHCNCQSGYEFDLDLHVCVDIDECFLQLCHPFASCFNTQGSFRCQCWPEYKGDGFLCQPPQKPKPPLTVCQQHRESLQESLSIYPGLEAFIPQCDEKGQYKPLQCLGTTGHCWCVDSRGQERVGTRTMPGTAHANCDQPAALLPRAETVCERWRLSLMTHYNGQPSSQEYMPLCDAHGNFLPVQCYGNSSFCWCVDHQGVEIIGTRSYDDVKPPCISGDAPPLNNALMYPVISSSPSGPAILYTQASQIGVIPLDETDPVQEKSTVLLALKDSIVIGMDYDCQENMLYWTDFGRHTINRALLEFGSEPEAIISQGLVQPEGIAVDSVHRKLFWVDSGKDRIETSDLDGRNRKVLIDSDLVNPRAIVVDAKSGTLYWTDWNRDAPKIESSSLEGHKRKVLVQVGLMLPNALTFDFDTNHLCWADAGTKKLECISPDGTERHVFQDALNYPFSLAIYDSHVYYTDWERDGIVVIDQSTGENTAYLPIQQSHLYGIIVIPSQCL; the protein is encoded by the exons ATGAAGAACTGCTGGGTATTTGCTTTGCTCTttacaaatgtttgttttatgaatGCGATTCAAAAGGACACATTTTTCCCTTTTGGATTATCTGAAGGGGATTCAGTTCTTCAGGATGGTGACGATGAAGTGTCTGAAGCCCTGAAGATAAAAAAGCCATTACAGTTCTACGACGTCCAGTTCAACGTTCTCTAT GTTTCCACAAATGGGTTCTTGTCCCTTCAGCCTCCACCTGAAGAGAGTCAGTATTTAAGAAACATGTTTCCTCTCAGCTTCTCTGCCATCGCACCTTTCCTGACAGACATTAGTTCAGGACGGGGGAAAGGATCTGTGTTTTACCGTGCCGAGGAATCGTTAGATGTATTAATCCGAGCTTCTGAAATGGTGCAGCAAGGTTTTACTGGTTCTGCATTTAAGTCCAGCCACACAGTCATCGCCACATGGGACAATGTTGCCTGTGAAGAGGAAGCGCTCCAGCTCCCATTTACATATTGt GCAACCAGTTTCCAGGTTGTGTTGGCAGGCAATAAATCAGATACATATGCCTTGTTCCTGTATCCAGAGGATGAGCAGAAGATGTTAACTATCAGTTACAATCATACAAAAAGACAAGCTAAACATCAGGCTGGTTTTAATAGAGGTGATACATCTGCCACAGAAGAGCTCTTCTACAATCTGTTTGGGTATAATGAGACCAGCAAGAACCTCTTTAA GGCAGGGAACACCGGGGTAAATGGACTGTGGATTTTCCACATCGGATCTAGTCGGTTCCCATTCCAGAAGGTAGTTCCTGCTTCTGTCCCCAAGTCTGATTCAATGGGTTTTGGTAGCTTGCGCAGCACCACAGATGACGATTTCTACATTACAGTAGAATCAAACATACCTGCAGACAAATATACTTCTAAGGCCCAAATGGACATCCCAGCTTCACTTGTTCAACAGCCCCCAAAACCAAACCAAGAAGCTACTTCAAATAATGTGACCAAAATGTGTGGCCTGCACCTGAAATTCTGTTCTCAGGATGGTTACTGCACAGATTATCCAACTGGTCCTTGCTGTCATTGCCGTTCTGGTTACTATGGCAATGGCAGACAATGTTTACCAATGg GTATTTCTCAGCCTTTAAGTGGAAAGCTGAGTGGCCTTGTTTCTTTTGGAGACACTAAAGTTCAGCTAAACAATGTGGACATCCATGGCTTTGCTGTGGTGGGAGAAGGTCGCGTATACATCTCTGTCAGTCCTGTCCCAGCTCAGGCAGGCTGGGCTCTGATGGCTGTGAGCCCGCTGGTCTCTACATTTGGCTGGCTGTTTGCTCTTGAGCTCCAGAACCATCTGAATGGCTTCAGCATAACTG GTGCTGAGTTTTTTCATCAGGCAGAGCTGGTCTTCAGCCCACAAAGTCAGCGTGTTACCATTATTCAAGAGGCTCAAGGAATGGATTCATTCAACCACTTGAATTTTGACATTAGGATCAATGGAGATTTACCTAGCATTCCCAATGGTGCTAAAGTCCATATTGTGCCATTTAAAGAGACCTATCAATACAACCAATCAGGTAATTCTT TTGTGACATCATCTTCACTGCGAGAGTACATGGTGGTGTCAGAAAATGGTGGATCTGAGACATTCTCCTACATGCTACACCAGAACGTGAGTTTCCGTAGCTGTGAGCACAGCCCATGGACCACACCAGACTTTCAGCAGGTGAATGTGGAGCATCTGATGGTCATGTTCACAGAAGGAACCACCCTTAGATATGCCATAACCAACAAAGTGGGACCTGTAGGAG GTGAGCTGCCTGGGCTTGTAGCGTTGAACCCCTGTTCAACTGGGAAGCACCATTGTGACCCCATGGCTCTCTGCCTGCCAGGAGACGGCACTCATTACCATTGTCAGTGTGCCATGGGCTTCCAGGGAGATGGACGCAACTGCTACG ATGTAGACGAGTGCGCTGAGGGGCTCAGTTCCTGCGGTCCTCACTCCGAGTGTGTGAACATGCCGGGTGGCCATCACTGCAACTGTCAATCTGGCTATGAGTTTGATCTCgatttgcatgtgtgtgtgg ATATCGATGAGTGTTTTCTTCAGCTCTGTCATCCGTTTGCATCCTGCTTCAACACCCAGGGCTCCTTCCGCTGCCAGTGCTGGCCTGAATACAAGGGCGACGGCTTCCTATGCCAACCACCAC AGAAGCCCAAACCCCCCTTAACTGTGTGCCAGCAGCACAGAGAAAGTCTGCAGGAGAGTCTAAGCATCTACCCAGGCCTGGAGGCCTTTATTCCTCAATGTGATGAGAAAGGGCAGTACAAACCCCTGCAGTGCCTGGGCACCACTGGACACTGCTGGTGTGTGGACAGTAGAGGGCAGGAGAGAGTGGGCACCAGGACAATGCCTGGCACTGCACATGCCAACTGTGATCAACCAG CGGCCCTGCTTCCCCGTGCGGAGACTGTGTGTGAGCGCTGGAGGCTTTCACTCATGACTCACTATAATGGTCAGCCGTCCTCTCAGGAATACATGCCACTGTGTGACGCTCACGGGAATTTCCTGCCTGTGCAATGTTACGGCAACAGCAGTTTCTGCTGGTGTGTGGACCACCAAGGCGTAGAAATCATTGGAACAAGGTCTTACGATGATGTAAAGCCCCCCT GTATCTCAGGTGATGCACCGCCATTGAACAATGCACTGATGTATCCTGTCATAAGCTCCTCCCCTTCAGGGCCTGCTATCCTTTACACACAAGCCTCACAGATTGGAGTCATTCCTCTAGATGAAACAGACCCAGTTCAAGAAAAGTCCACTGTTTTACTGGCCTTAAAG GACTCCATTGTGATTGGAATGGACTATGACTGTCAGGAGAACATGTTGTATTGGACAGATTTTGGACGACATACCATTAACAGAGCGCTCTTAGAATTTGGGTCTGAGCCAGAGGCTATTATCAGCCAAG GCTTGGTCCAGCCGGAGGGAATTGCGGTAGACTCTGTGCACAGGAAGTTATTCTGGGTAGACAGTGGGAAAGACAGGATCGAGACATCCGATCTAGACGGCAGGAACAGAAAAGTGCTGATTGATTCTGATTTGGTGAATCCCAGAGCCATCGTTGTGGATGCTAAGAGTGG AACCTTATACTGGACCGACTGGAACCGCGATGCTCCCAAAATAGAGAGCTCATCACTGGAGGGACATAAGAGGAAAGTTCTGGTGCAAGTGGGTCTCATGTTGCCCAATGCCTTGACTTTCGACTTTGACACAAATCACCTGTGCTGGGCAGATGCAG GCACAAAGAAACTGGAGTGCATATCTCCTGATGGGACGGAGAGACATGTGTTCCAGGATGCTTTGAATTACCCGTTCAGTCTGGCCATCTATGACAGCCACGTTTACTACACTGACTGGGAGAG AGATGGGATAGTGGTGATAGATCAAAGCACTGGGGAAAACACAGCTTATCTCCCTATTCAGCAGTCACACTTATATGGGATTATAGTTATTCCATCACAATGCCTATAG